In a genomic window of Methylobacter sp. YRD-M1:
- the ppnN gene encoding nucleotide 5'-monophosphate nucleosidase PpnN codes for MKHKVVDALISPEGRLDVLSKVEVGKLLDTSQGGLYQVFRNCSLAVLNCGSAMDDGKELLERYSSFDIRVIQEERGIKLQVTGAPAHAFVDGKMIKGINEHLFAVLRDIIYLSDEINDNPKFNLQTSDGITNAVFHIMRNANILRPMTNPNLVVCWGGHSINRIEYDYSKQVGHELGLRGLDICTGCGPGAMKGPMKGAAVGHSKQRIKNGQYLGISEPGIIAAESPNPIVNDLVIMPDIEKRLEAFVRTGHGIIVFPGGAGTAEEILYILGVLLHPDNKDMPFPLIFTGPDTAIDYFNEIDRFIGGTLGPKAQQRYRIIVDNPVQVAREMHEGIKQVRSFRKEKGDAYYFNWSLKVDSVFQHPFIPTHENMRNLALHKDQETHVLAANLRRAFSGIVAGNVKADGIRTVEQYGHFEIRGDAGIMKLMDSLLASFVAQQRMKLPGKAYTPCYRVIK; via the coding sequence ATGAAACATAAAGTAGTCGATGCATTAATTTCCCCCGAAGGTCGTCTCGATGTGCTGTCCAAGGTTGAAGTCGGCAAACTGCTGGATACCAGCCAGGGCGGACTCTACCAGGTATTCCGCAACTGCTCGCTGGCCGTGCTGAACTGCGGCAGCGCCATGGATGACGGCAAGGAACTCCTGGAGCGTTATTCATCATTCGATATACGCGTGATTCAGGAAGAGCGCGGCATCAAGCTGCAAGTGACGGGCGCGCCAGCGCATGCCTTTGTCGACGGCAAAATGATCAAAGGCATCAATGAACACCTGTTCGCCGTGCTGCGCGACATTATTTACCTCAGCGACGAGATCAACGACAATCCGAAATTCAATCTGCAAACCTCGGACGGCATTACCAACGCCGTCTTTCATATCATGCGCAATGCCAATATCCTGCGCCCGATGACCAACCCGAACCTGGTCGTGTGCTGGGGCGGACACTCGATCAACCGTATTGAGTACGATTACTCCAAGCAGGTCGGGCATGAATTGGGCCTGCGCGGACTGGATATCTGTACCGGCTGCGGGCCGGGCGCGATGAAAGGGCCGATGAAGGGCGCCGCCGTCGGCCACTCCAAGCAGCGCATCAAGAACGGCCAGTATCTGGGCATTTCTGAGCCGGGCATTATCGCGGCCGAATCCCCGAATCCGATTGTTAATGATCTCGTGATCATGCCGGATATCGAAAAACGTCTGGAAGCCTTCGTGCGCACCGGCCATGGCATTATTGTGTTTCCCGGCGGCGCCGGCACGGCCGAGGAAATCCTGTATATCCTGGGCGTTCTGCTGCATCCCGATAATAAAGACATGCCGTTTCCGCTGATCTTTACCGGCCCCGACACCGCCATCGACTATTTCAATGAAATCGACCGCTTTATTGGCGGTACGCTGGGCCCGAAAGCGCAGCAGCGTTATCGGATTATTGTCGACAATCCCGTACAGGTCGCGCGCGAAATGCACGAGGGCATCAAGCAAGTGCGCAGTTTCCGCAAGGAAAAAGGCGACGCCTACTATTTCAACTGGTCGTTGAAGGTCGATTCGGTATTCCAGCATCCGTTTATTCCTACGCATGAAAACATGAGAAATCTGGCTCTGCACAAGGATCAGGAAACCCATGTGCTGGCCGCCAACCTGCGTCGGGCTTTCTCGGGCATCGTCGCCGGCAACGTAAAAGCCGACGGCATACGCACCGTCGAGCAATACGGCCATTTCGAGATTCGCGGCGATGCCGGCATCATGAAGTTGATGGATTCCTTGCTGGCCTCCTTTGTCGCGCAGCAGCGCATGAAGCTGCCCGGCAAGGCTTATACGCCTTGTTATCGCGTCATCAAATAA
- a CDS encoding DNA topoisomerase 3, with translation MKVILTEKPSVARDIARCLNIRNRRDGYFEGNGYRITWAFGHLVELKEPDDYHKEWKRWSLEALPVIPEKFGLKARGDASAKKQLNTIKQLFKAADEIICATDAGREGELIFRYILSWSQCLSKPFKRLWISSLTDEAIRKGFAQLQDGRLYDNLYRAAKCRSESDWIVGLNATRLYTLKFGQNGTLWTIGRVQTPVLALIVQRDAEIANFIPKDFWELQTLYRDTVFQYVGGRFDQQADAEALLHRVDGHEFQITAVKGKQETVNPPLLYDLTDLQKDMSMRYGFTADRTLTCAQQLYEKKHITYPRTDSRYLSNDMKAGMKPLLEKLRTPFGPQIAPLDLDKLALSARYFNNAKVTDHHAIIPTTTLPGNLSYDEEKLYQAIAIRFIAAFYPPCIKQVTTVQGETNQVQFKTTGTVIVSPGWQALYKNDDKKDKEQKILPEFTQGETGPHQPSVSQGKTTPPKSYTEATLLSMMESAGKTCDDEALKEALKEKGLGTPATRAAIIETLIKRGYIERQKKNLLSTEAGRHLISIIADDRLKSAAMTGEWESKLKKIEQHAYDPDQFMAEIIQFTQKIKDESTKPLYDAGKLGECPLCHKPVIEGRKGYGCSGWKEGCKFVLWKEVYGVPVTHEMASQLLQNGQTLQAYKVHVGDEVFNAQLTLNTQGEAGYIKAAGKSAPVAKEAIAACPLCSGQIIETPKAYSCSEWRNGCKAVIWKTIAHKKITAAMAKKMITTGQTGVLKGFKSAKGSAFDANLKFVDGKVQMDFSKPD, from the coding sequence ATGAAAGTCATCTTAACGGAGAAGCCGTCCGTCGCCCGCGACATAGCCCGCTGTCTGAATATCCGCAACAGGCGCGACGGCTATTTCGAGGGCAACGGCTATCGGATCACCTGGGCCTTCGGGCATTTGGTCGAACTGAAAGAACCGGACGACTATCACAAGGAATGGAAGCGCTGGTCTTTGGAAGCGCTGCCCGTCATCCCCGAAAAATTCGGCCTGAAAGCGCGCGGCGATGCCTCGGCCAAAAAGCAGCTCAACACCATCAAGCAATTGTTCAAAGCAGCTGATGAAATCATCTGCGCGACCGATGCGGGACGGGAAGGCGAGCTGATCTTCCGCTACATTCTGTCCTGGAGCCAGTGCCTGAGCAAGCCGTTCAAGCGCCTGTGGATCAGTTCGCTGACGGATGAAGCGATACGCAAAGGCTTCGCCCAATTGCAGGACGGCAGGCTTTACGACAATCTCTATCGCGCCGCCAAATGCCGCAGCGAATCGGACTGGATCGTCGGCCTGAACGCCACGCGGCTTTACACGCTGAAGTTCGGCCAGAACGGCACGCTGTGGACCATAGGCCGCGTTCAGACGCCCGTGCTGGCGCTGATCGTGCAGCGCGATGCGGAAATCGCCAACTTTATCCCTAAGGATTTCTGGGAATTGCAGACGCTGTATCGCGACACGGTTTTCCAGTACGTCGGCGGGCGTTTCGACCAGCAGGCCGACGCCGAAGCACTGCTGCATCGCGTTGACGGGCACGAATTTCAGATTACAGCTGTCAAGGGCAAGCAGGAGACGGTCAACCCACCCCTGCTGTACGATCTGACCGATCTGCAGAAAGACATGAGCATGCGCTACGGCTTCACGGCCGACCGCACCCTGACCTGCGCTCAGCAGCTTTACGAGAAGAAGCACATCACCTATCCGCGTACGGACAGCCGTTACTTAAGCAACGACATGAAAGCCGGCATGAAGCCGCTGCTGGAAAAGCTGCGCACGCCGTTCGGGCCGCAAATTGCGCCGCTCGACCTGGACAAACTGGCGCTGAGCGCGCGCTATTTCAATAATGCCAAGGTCACCGATCACCACGCCATCATCCCGACCACGACGCTGCCCGGCAACTTGTCCTACGACGAGGAAAAACTCTATCAGGCCATCGCCATACGCTTTATCGCGGCCTTTTATCCGCCCTGCATCAAGCAGGTCACGACGGTGCAGGGCGAAACCAACCAGGTGCAATTCAAGACCACCGGCACGGTGATCGTGTCGCCGGGCTGGCAGGCGCTGTACAAGAACGACGATAAAAAAGACAAGGAGCAAAAGATCCTGCCTGAATTCACACAGGGCGAGACGGGCCCGCATCAGCCTTCAGTCAGCCAGGGCAAGACCACGCCGCCCAAATCCTACACGGAAGCGACTTTATTGAGCATGATGGAATCGGCCGGCAAGACCTGCGACGATGAAGCGCTTAAGGAAGCGCTCAAGGAAAAAGGGTTAGGGACCCCGGCGACAAGAGCCGCCATTATAGAAACGCTGATCAAGCGCGGCTACATCGAGCGCCAGAAGAAAAACCTGCTCAGCACTGAGGCGGGCCGACATTTAATTTCGATCATTGCCGATGACCGGCTGAAGTCGGCGGCCATGACCGGCGAATGGGAGTCCAAGCTCAAGAAAATAGAACAGCACGCTTATGATCCTGACCAATTCATGGCCGAAATCATCCAGTTTACCCAAAAGATCAAGGATGAATCGACCAAGCCGCTTTATGATGCCGGCAAGCTGGGCGAGTGTCCGCTGTGCCATAAACCGGTCATCGAAGGGCGTAAAGGCTATGGTTGCAGCGGCTGGAAGGAGGGCTGCAAATTCGTGCTTTGGAAGGAAGTGTATGGCGTTCCGGTCACGCACGAGATGGCCAGTCAGCTGTTGCAGAATGGCCAGACCCTGCAAGCCTATAAAGTCCATGTCGGCGATGAGGTCTTTAACGCCCAGCTGACCCTGAACACGCAAGGCGAGGCGGGCTACATCAAAGCCGCCGGCAAGTCGGCGCCCGTTGCAAAAGAAGCTATCGCCGCCTGCCCGCTGTGCAGCGGCCAGATCATTGAAACACCCAAAGCCTACAGTTGCAGCGAATGGCGCAACGGCTGCAAGGCCGTGATCTGGAAAACCATCGCGCACAAGAAAATCACGGCCGCGATGGCGAAAAAAATGATCACTACCGGCCAGACAGGTGTGCTGAAAGGCTTTAAATCGGCTAAAGGCAGCGCTTTCGACGCCAACCTGAAATTCGTCGACGGCAAGGTTCAGATGGACTTCAGCAAACCGGATTAA
- a CDS encoding single-stranded DNA-binding protein produces MSNVLSFTGTVGRDAEVRYLPSGQAVLNVSVANNIGFGDKQQTLWFTVVLWGKRAEGQLQNYLKKGQQVFVSGELTQREYQAKDGTTRTSLEVNANILDLVGGRNAEGARSEPQSQQRGRQGQSSSGAREPSYPQQNSSYDNFDAPYDDDIPF; encoded by the coding sequence ATGAGCAACGTACTCAGTTTTACAGGCACTGTCGGTCGTGACGCGGAAGTCAGGTATCTGCCATCAGGCCAGGCCGTGCTGAATGTCAGTGTCGCCAACAATATCGGCTTCGGCGACAAGCAGCAGACGCTATGGTTCACCGTGGTCCTGTGGGGCAAGCGCGCCGAAGGCCAATTGCAGAATTACCTGAAAAAAGGCCAGCAGGTGTTCGTTTCCGGCGAACTGACCCAGCGGGAATACCAGGCCAAAGACGGCACCACCAGAACCAGCCTGGAAGTGAACGCCAACATTCTGGATCTGGTCGGCGGCCGTAACGCCGAAGGCGCGCGAAGCGAGCCGCAATCCCAGCAAAGAGGCAGACAAGGCCAATCGTCATCAGGCGCGCGCGAGCCGTCATATCCTCAGCAAAATAGCAGCTATGATAATTTTGATGCGCCTTATGATGACGATATTCCGTTCTAA
- a CDS encoding type II secretion system protein: protein MMKRFHKTLQSGMTLLEITVVLLILIALAGMVVPYVSITSGTAACQATDATLQAVRQAIMGGKAGPGYYADTLGYYPKASQASTDTAYNLKYLFEQGSWPDYNPKTGVGWRGPYLMTGVSLADKTKLAAHFSSATYVHAIADGDSIVTDGWGRPIILQVPATCQDCARLVSAGPGTGLGLSDADINTTIASEEASDRDDDRVLFLSGPDLGNNKRCDE, encoded by the coding sequence ATGATGAAACGGTTCCATAAAACACTGCAATCAGGCATGACGCTGCTGGAAATAACGGTGGTGCTGCTGATACTGATCGCACTGGCCGGAATGGTTGTGCCTTATGTAAGTATCACAAGCGGCACGGCTGCGTGCCAAGCAACTGATGCGACCCTGCAGGCGGTCAGGCAGGCGATCATGGGCGGCAAAGCGGGTCCTGGTTATTATGCAGATACACTGGGCTATTATCCTAAAGCCAGCCAGGCAAGTACCGACACCGCTTACAATCTGAAATATTTATTCGAACAAGGATCATGGCCGGATTACAACCCCAAAACCGGCGTGGGCTGGCGCGGACCTTATCTGATGACCGGCGTCAGCTTGGCCGATAAAACGAAGCTGGCAGCACATTTCAGCAGCGCCACTTATGTGCATGCGATTGCTGACGGCGACAGCATAGTCACTGACGGCTGGGGACGGCCTATTATTCTGCAAGTACCGGCTACTTGTCAGGATTGTGCGCGTCTGGTTTCGGCTGGCCCTGGAACCGGACTAGGCTTGTCAGATGCCGACATCAATACGACGATAGCCAGTGAAGAAGCATCCGATCGCGATGATGACCGCGTTTTATTTCTGAGCGGCCCCGACCTTGGCAACAACAAGCGTTGCGACGAGTGA
- a CDS encoding prepilin-type N-terminal cleavage/methylation domain-containing protein, whose amino-acid sequence MNKTPPTLAQGFTLIEMTVVLLLITLLASVAIRETNSLSFQVRYEQTQERLERIREAILGNPRQIINGQQAVSGFVADMGRLPGSIKELIQLSSYCSDATKLTKADCENTLDAIWFGRKSYGFCNLNFPNETQCLANSGSWTHLFYGGWNGPYLNISGNPTDSYAFTDGWGRPAQGYCSDITYTNETACVAPAIWAPPANDNNYGWYYDTATYANGLRIQSYGKDHVYAGSDYDADYPALETQPAVKSQDWQVDISGGISISLIKPYNPHPTVSRCSDPEKSTKNTCTPPETWYGGCDKAGYINKMSCENPSVSGSWSKCSDGTSVDRATCGTNYWYGEGYGCPDPSKTTETDCGPLVWQSCTDGTNTEKNVCESNNEIWFGKTIYTIPSSGPYSTYSSKNICMAIFYRKSDSSIGVLINDEDTTNDTPVVIINPKPVIADGSAQTIRFSNFRDSITNNLVSSIPIGINAIGIYEYDGDCDPMNNPLYPADRKKPIQVVFHQRADLPIINW is encoded by the coding sequence ATGAACAAAACACCCCCTACCCTGGCTCAGGGCTTCACACTGATCGAAATGACGGTCGTGCTGCTGCTTATAACGCTGCTGGCCAGCGTCGCCATACGCGAAACCAACAGCTTGAGTTTCCAGGTCCGCTACGAGCAGACCCAGGAGCGCCTGGAGCGCATCAGGGAAGCCATCCTCGGCAATCCCCGGCAGATTATCAACGGCCAGCAGGCGGTGAGCGGGTTTGTGGCGGATATGGGGAGATTGCCGGGAAGTATCAAAGAATTAATTCAACTCTCCAGCTATTGTTCAGATGCTACAAAACTTACCAAAGCCGATTGTGAAAACACCCTCGATGCTATTTGGTTTGGCCGCAAAAGCTATGGCTTCTGTAACCTGAATTTTCCTAACGAGACCCAATGTCTTGCCAATTCCGGCTCATGGACGCATTTGTTTTATGGCGGCTGGAACGGGCCATATTTGAATATCTCAGGCAACCCGACTGATAGCTATGCTTTTACCGATGGTTGGGGACGTCCTGCTCAGGGTTACTGCTCCGATATTACCTATACGAATGAAACGGCTTGTGTAGCACCCGCAATTTGGGCACCGCCAGCTAACGATAATAACTATGGCTGGTATTACGATACAGCAACTTATGCCAATGGCTTACGCATTCAGAGTTACGGCAAAGATCATGTTTACGCTGGTTCAGACTACGATGCCGATTATCCTGCACTCGAAACTCAACCCGCAGTGAAAAGTCAGGATTGGCAAGTTGATATTTCGGGAGGGATAAGTATTAGCCTTATTAAACCTTATAACCCACATCCTACAGTTTCTAGATGTTCTGACCCCGAAAAATCAACGAAAAATACTTGTACGCCACCTGAAACATGGTACGGAGGATGCGACAAAGCGGGATACATTAATAAAATGAGCTGTGAAAATCCATCAGTATCGGGCTCATGGTCAAAATGCTCGGATGGTACGAGCGTTGACAGAGCAACTTGCGGAACCAATTATTGGTACGGTGAAGGATATGGATGTCCCGACCCGTCAAAAACAACGGAAACGGATTGTGGACCTCTTGTTTGGCAAAGTTGTACAGATGGCACAAATACGGAGAAAAATGTTTGTGAAAGTAATAACGAAATCTGGTTCGGCAAAACTATTTACACCATTCCGTCATCTGGCCCTTATTCAACTTATTCATCCAAAAATATTTGTATGGCCATCTTTTATAGAAAATCCGATTCTTCTATCGGTGTGCTGATTAATGATGAAGATACAACCAATGACACACCAGTAGTGATTATTAATCCTAAGCCAGTTATTGCTGATGGCAGTGCCCAAACAATTAGATTCAGTAATTTCCGTGATTCAATTACCAACAACTTAGTGTCATCTATACCTATAGGCATCAATGCCATCGGCATATACGAGTACGACGGTGATTGCGATCCGATGAATAATCCGCTTTATCCTGCCGACCGCAAAAAACCTATTCAGGTGGTTTTTCATCAGCGAGCAGATTTACCGATCATCAATTGGTGA